The Bacteroidota bacterium region ATTAAGCGTCAACATAAAAAATGGCAAGGTTTATGTGTCGCTCGAAGAACAGTTGTTGTTCCGCACCGGCAGTACCGCCGTTGATTCAAGGGGGGTAAGTGCTTTGAAAAAATTATCCAAAGTGCTGGAACAGAATGAAGATATAAACATCATGATTGAAGGACATACGGATGATGTGCACTACAAAAGCCCGACAGCCTCAATACAGGATAATTGGGATTTGAGCGTAAAAAGAGCAACAGCAATCGTACGTATACTGCTCGATGGTTCTAAAATAGACCCTAAAAGACTAACAGCAGCAGGTCGCGGAGAATTTGTCCCCATTGATCCTGCAAAAACGCCTCTAGCCAGACAAAAAAACCGCCGTACAGAAATTATCCTTACCCCTAAACTTGACGAACTGTTTAAAGTATTGGAAAACAATTAATTATATTAATTTCCTTGGAAATTGTTCTCCAATTAAATATTGAAGTTTCGCAAGTAGTAAAAAGGGGTAATAACGGGATACTGCTTTATGGTAATACTCAGTGAAACTCAGGTTTTTCTCAGCGGATCTCAGCGTAAATGAAGATCATTACACTGAGAAACACTGAGTTAAAATGAGGTCTGCTGAGATATATTATTCTTTGTCTTAAAACTTCACCGCTTAGCGAAAAATGCGTTTCATGCTAAGGCACAAAATACATTAACCACTAAGGCACGGAGGACACAGAGGGCACGGAGAATAGAAGTGGTTTGAGATGGTCTGAAATACATTTACCACAATGGCACAAAGTTCACTAAGAATACAAGTTCTTTGTGAACCTTGTGTAATCCTTGTGTCCATTGTGGTAAAATGATAGTTCAAGATGGTTCAAAGTTTCTTGTGTTCCGGAATGAATTTTATATTAAGCCGCATAGCGGCGTCCTATTAAATAAAAGGTTGAAAGGGTTTGAAATACATTTATCTAAAAAAGTTACGCTGAGAAATACTCAGCGTTTCTCATCTTAACTCATGACTTTCTCAGCGAAAGAATAATTTATTTTTTAACCCCTTCTCCAAAAATTTCAACCCGCCTTTTTTAGCCCTTGGTAAATGGGGTTGAAAGACAATAAATCACTGACCTTAAATTTTTTTTATTCAAGTGAATATTGAGTTGTGAAACTTAAATTAAATATTGTAAAACCTGAACTTGTTTATATCATAAAAAATTATAAATTTGTTAACCATATCATAATCACCAGCTTTACAAGATAAAATTATACAGTCATCGTCATTTATAACATAATCTTATATGATGAAAAATCTGTTCTGGTTAGGAATTATTTTTCTGATAAGTTCCTGTAGTTCAACCAGGTTTATTGATCTGGGAAATAAAGTTGCCACTGATGGAATAACAGTTTCACAGAAAGCCGTCGAAATTTATTCCACTTTATCGCAACAGGCCGGCATTGAAAAATTGCAGGAAGACAAATTGTTTATCCTTACCGACCCGTACCCTGAAAGCTTATCACTCCCCGATTCAAAACTGCAGGACTTTTCAAAACAAATTGAACCACGCATCAAAGCCTATCAAAGCTTGATGAACATTTACAAGGGTTTTAACCTTTTAGCAGATACCCATTTTGGAGATAAGACGCAGGAAACCATCAGTGGGCTGACCGACAGTTACAACACCCTTTCCTCGCTTCCCGACCTGCCTGCTTCAGTTTCATCTTACCTGCCAGAACTGTCAAAGCAACTGTCAGAAGCTGTCCAGGCTAAAAAAATAAAAAATTACCAGCTTATTTTATCCAACTTAACCGGTTTATACCTGAACTATTGGAAAAATGACGAACCTGTATGGAACGTAATGATCGATGCCCTTTATGATAAATATGCCAAAGGGATGAACTCTGTAAGCCCCCTGAAATATGATGTGAAGAAAATTTCGCAAAGCCTGAAAGAACCTTACAAGGATGATGAAACCATGATCCTGCTTTATAAACTGAACCAGAGAAACGAAATTTACAGTCAGCGGGATGCCGTGAAAAAACAACTCTGCAATTTTGAAAATATCCTGACAGCCCTGAATTTGGCCCATTCAGAATTGGCCAAGAAAAAACCCAATTTTGCGGTTGCCCTTTTAGAAATCAATTCTCTTGAAACCCTTTTAAAATAGGACAAAATGGAAGATAGACTTAAAACAACCCTTGTTCAGGCCATTTCCGAATTTAACAGCAAAAGGGCGGAGATCCTCCAACTGGCCTTCGACCAGGGTGGCCGGCCGGCTGTTACAAAGCTGGAACAGGAATATGACGCCCTCCGGGATGCTTATTTTGAAATCTGCAAACAGCAGCTTGATAAAAACAACCACCTTTATGTACAGCTCATCAATACAGCTACTGACGAAACCGATAAATTAAGAAACACCATTCAGTCACTCACTAACATCAACGACATCACCAATTCATTGACAACAGTAGTCAATATTATAGGACGCCTTATCATTGTTCTTGGCTAACCATATTCTTATTTACTCACCCAAATAAAAAATCATTATGGAAAAGTTAGTATTGACCGATCAGAATGTAGTCCCTGACGAAGAACTGATATTCTCAATTATTGGAGAAAACAGCGTTTTTTGGAAAAGGATAATGAATTATCTTTATGACATGGACGAGAAAAATGAAATCTCTGAAGTTTGGAAATACTATAACGATGGGAAAAGTTGGCTTTTCCGTACGCTGAAGAAAAAGAAAACCATTTTCTGGGTGGGCATATTGAAAGACACATTCAGGGTAAGCTTTCTGTTTCCGGATCAGGCAGAGAAATTGATTAAAAACAGTGATTTACCCCAGCTTTTAAAAGATGATTTTCAATTTGCCAAGAAATCGAGGATGGGCCGCAGCATTACCATAACCCTGAACAGCCCTTTTGATTCGGATAATATCATCAAACTGATAGACATCAAATTGAAACTTCTTTAAATTCAGAACGAAAAAAAATCATGACCAGACCACATGAACAGGTTTATACAAGATTGAAAGTATCCCAAATCCATGGCGTCGGCGTATTCGCAATACTTGACATACCGCGGGGAACTTATGTTTTTGAAGGAGATACCTCTGAAATTGTCTGGTATGATGAAAAGGACCTGGACCTTCCCCATCAACCGGATTCTGTTCAAAAGCTCTATGAAGACTTTTGCATCCTGAAGACAGAAAAGGGCAGAAGGAAATTGGGTTGCCCGGCAAATTTCAACAACATGAACAGTTCGTGGTATGTGAATTATTCGGATAAGCCCAACCTTGCTTTTGACGAAGAAAATGGATTTTATACCCTCCGCGATATTCAGGAAGGGGAAGAACTGACTGTAGATTATGACACTTACAGTGAAAACAGTTGACCCTTCAATTAATCACGGGTTTATAGATCAGCAGGAAGGGGAATCTTATAAATAGGCTGGCCCAGGAATTTTTCTATCTTCTGAAGGTTCCTTCTATCCTTATCATTTACCAGGGTAATGGCCACACCTGTATTTTCGGCACGTGCCGTACGGCCTATACGGTGAATGTAATCTTCAGCATCGGGCGGTACATCATAATTAACAACCAGATCAATATTTTCAATGTCAATACCCCTGGAAATGATATCTGTAGCAACCAGAATCTGATATTTGCGGTTGCGAAATTCCCGCATCACGTCTTCTCTGTCTTTTTGATCCAAATCTGAATGGATGGCCTGAACTTTTCTGCCCAGGTGGCGCAAATCGCGTTCTATATTTTTAACCTTGATCTTGGTAGAGGAAAAAATAATGATGCTCTTTACATCGTCCTTATCCTTAAGCAGGTTGCAAATCAGTGCGTTTTTCATTCCGTCGGGGACCATATAAACTGCCTGCAAAATACCCTCTGCCGGTTTAGAAATAGCAATATTAATCTGAACGGGATCTTTAAGTATCTTTTTAGTAAGCTCCCGTATTTTAGGAGGCATGGTCGCAGAAAACAAGAGAGTCTGACGGCTTTTAGGCAGATAATTGATGATCTTCATGATATCATCATAAAATCCCATATCGAGCATACGATCGGCCTCATCAAGGACAAGGTGCTGCAGGTCATCAAAATTCACGTATCCAAGATTAATATGAGAAAGAAGCCTGCCTGGGGTGGCAATCACAATGTCTACCCCTTTTACCATAGCTTTTTTTTGCTGGTCCCATAAGGAACTGTCGTTCCCTCCATAAACAGAAATTGAACTGATGGGAGCGAAATAGGCAAATCCGGAAAGCTGCTGGTCAATCTGCAGGGCCAGTTCGCGTGTAGGAACAATGATCAACGTACTGATATGACTGCCCCAATTGGCATTTCGAATCATTTTATTGATAATCGGAAGAAGATAAGCAGCAGTTTTTCCTGTCCCTGTCTGCGCGCAACCAATCATATCCTTGTTGTCCAAAATAGGCGGTATGGTTTGCTCCTGAATAGGAGTAGGCTTTTCAAAACCCATCGCCACCAAGCCTTCATTTATTTCCGGTTCAAAATGAAAATCGTCGAATGTCAAGATCTTAAGTTTTATAATTTTTATTTCAAGAGCAAAGATATATAATTTTGACTTACTTCCATTTTGTCCTATCAACCCTACTCAGCCTCCCTATTTTATAAATCCGGCTAAAAATGACAATAAAATGAATATTCCCTCTGTTTTTTTTTAAATTATATTTGTTTATAATAGTTTATCCTTTATTTTTATTTTTTGTAATTGAAAGGAGATGATTTTAAAAATATAATTTGGTTCAATTTAAACCCATCAGTGAAGTTGGCTGGCAAAAACAAGATTAAGTTATTCTATGTCAATAACTTATAATAAAATCTCTGTTCCCCGGCTAAATTAATGGTAAATAATTGTTCTAATCTTTAAATTATTTTTTTTTAAATTTGGAGGCTTTAAAAAAGAAAAAGTTAAAAAAATATAACATAATACTGTTTAAAATTTAAAACATGAGTATTTTACAAGAAAGAATGGCCACCTATGATGACGCTGAAAAAGTCAGAGAGACAGGTCTATATCCCTATTTTAGAATGATTGAATCGGATCAGGATACTGAAGTTCTCATGAATGGGAAAAAAGTATTGATGTTTGGCTCGAATTCATATCTTGGGTTAACTTGCCATCCAAAAATAAAGGAAGCAGCCAAAAAAGCCATAGACAAATATGGAACCGGTTGTGCTGGCTCACGTTTTTTGAATGGGACATTAGACATCCATATTGAATTGGAAGACCGCCTTGCTAAAATGGTGCATAAAGAAGGTGCATTAGCATATAGTACCGGTTTTCAGGTTAATGTGGGGGTTGTTTCAGCATTAACCGACCGGAATGATTATATCCTCCTGGATGAATTAGACCATGCTTCGATTATTGAAGGCAGCCGTCTTTCATTTTCAAAAGTTTTAAAATACAAGCACAACGATATGGATTCGTTGGAGTCCAAACTTAAACTTTGTGATCCGGACAGAATAAAGTTGATTGTCACCGATGGTATTTTCAGCATGGAAGGCGATATCGTCAAGTTACCCGAAATGGTTAGGCTTGCTGAAAAATACGATGCCTCCATCATGGTTGATGACGCTCATTCCATTGGCGTTATCGGGGAAAAAGGTTCAGGTACTGCTTCACATTTCGGCCTGACCGACAAAGTTGACCTCATCATGGGTACTTTCAGCAAATCCCTGGCTTCCTTAGGCGGATTTATTGCCAGCGATGCCCACACCATTGATTTCCTCAAGCACAATTCACGTTCGCTTATTTTCAGCGCCAGCATGACTCCTGCTTCAGCTGCCAGCGTTTTAGCTGCAATTGACATTATGGAAAGCGAACCTGAAAGAATTCAACATCTTTGGGATATTTCCCATTTTGCACTTGATAGTTTCAAAAATATGGGTTTTGATACCGGACATTCCGAAACTCCTATCATTCCTTTATTTGTAAGGGATAATACAAAAACCCTGGAATTGACCAAGATGCTGCTTGATGAAGGTATTTTTGTTAATCCTGTTCTTTCTCCTGCAGTGAAAAAAGAAGATACACTGATCCGTTTCTCTCTGATGGCTACCCATACCAAACATCAGGTTGAAATTGGCCTGGACAAGATTTATAAAGTAGCTAAAAAGTTAGGCATACTTTCAACTGTTGTTGCTTAAATAATCCACCTGATGAAAAAGGTTGTTTTTATAACAGGCGTTACATCGGGATTCGGGAAAGCCACTGCCGAATTATTATCACAGAAGGATTATACCGTATATGGAACCAGCCGGAAAGCCATTGTTCAGGGTACTCCATATACACTTGTAAATATGGATGTGACAGACAGGGAATCCATCCACCGGGCCGTAGATACGGTTATTCAGAAGGAAGGACGTATAGATGTCCTCATCAACAATGCCGGCATGGGAATTTCAGGATCCCTTGAAGACACTTTGCCCGATGAATCAAGGCTTCAGGTTAATACTAATTTTTGGGGCACAGTAGATACCTGTCAGGCAGTTTTGCCCTATATGCGCAAACAGGGCAAGGGCCTGATTATCAATACCAGTTCGATTGGAGGATTGATAGGGCTTCCTTTTCAAGGTTTTTACTCGGCCAGCAAATTTGCCATTGAGGGATATAGCGAAGCATTGCGTATGGAAATCAAACCTTTTCATATAAAGGTGGTGGTGGTCAATCCTGGCGATTTTCATACCAATTTCACGGCAAACCGTAAATTGATCATGCAGGGCGGAAAAGAAAGCGCTTATGATGCTTCTTTCCAGAGAACACTTGCTGTGATTGAGCATGACGAAACCCATGGCCTGCCCCCACAAGCTCTAGCTAGAAAAATTGCCTCCATCATTGAAAAGAAAAACCCTTGTGGACGGTATGTAGTATCCTCTTTCGTTCAGAAAATTGCAGTATTTTTGGAACGTATCCTTCCCGATACCTGGTTTGATGCAATAATCGGATGGAACTATAAAGTTTAGAATACTATCCCTTTTAGAATACTATCCTTCAAGATATACTGAGGCCGGAATTTCATAACATTCCGGCCTTTTATTTTAAAAACAGATACCCGTAGCGTCAGGACTTCTGATTTCCCCTCTTCATTATTGCTTAATCAATACTTTAATATCCTGTTCCCTTTGCTGGGGAGAGACCTGCAGGGCAACAATTTTTCCATTCTCATACCGGCCTTCAACAACCGTCTTTTCTGAAGCATGAAGTTTAAACGTTACGTCCCATTCTTTGGGCCAGGCCGGGAATAGGAAAATATCCGACTGGTCATTGAAAAGCAACATGGTTTGGAGCCCGGCCATTCCTGAACCTCCCCAATTGTGATCAGGCAGCCAGTCGTGACCCGGGCCGAAAAAAGCAGGGAACTTCAAATTGGCGTTTTTATTACTGAGTTTTTCAATAATCAAACGGCGGGCATCCTCCCTCCTCCCCATCATGGCTGCATAAATCGGAGTACACATCCAGCTCCAAAATTCAAGGGCACTTTGCCGGTTTGAAGGTAAATTTTCCCATGTATTGTTGGCTTCAGCCAGGCCCTCACTTTTGCCTGCATGAAATAAACCATAAGGCCAGAGGGTATACATCTCAGGAAAATCGGTGGTATTGTATTCCCTGCCATAGATTTTGGCCGGTTTGATGACTGTTTTTCCATTACGGGTTTCAAAATTGATATCCGGAATATGTTTGGCAAATGCCTCAAACCAGTTTCTTGCCTCCAAAGGAACTTTGGAAGGAGGAAAAGAAAGAATCTCTTCGGTGATGCGCTTCAACCCGGCGACTACCTCTACAGGATCAGTTGCTTCGGAATATAATTCCAGGCTGTTCAAAGGGAATAATACCAGTTTCCCGTTTTCATCATATTCACGGCCGGTACGTTTAAGATTCTCCATACGGTAATGTTCGTCATAAAACCTGGCTACCGACTCAATAAATGGAAGATAACTGCTCAAATCCTCTCCAGAATATTTTACCAGTTGAAGGGCCATGAAAGCAAATTCAACCTGCATGGATAAATGATATTTCAAATGGGCAGGAGACATTGGCCCATTTGAAGAAGAAAGCCTGTTAACGGGCAAACCGCTGAGGTCTAGTGGCTCGGCAAAGGCAGCACCTCCATGGTTCCAATATAACTTTGAACGGGCTTCGGCAACTGGCAACCTGTCTGTATAAAATTTAAGCGAAGGGCTGACCAGGTCAAAATCGCCTGATGCAAGGCCAGGCCAGCCAATTAAACGCTGGTTCTGGCCCATGAAGAGATTGCCCCAACGGCGATAATCCGGAGTGACCTTTGCATTAATTTTGTAATGTGAAGTATAATGTTGAATTAATCCGGGATCAGGAGGATCCATGGTGAAAATGCCACCGTTAAATTTTAGCGGAAGCTTACCGCCACGGTTGCAGGCCCACATATAACGGAAAAGCTGATAATTCCTGCCAATCTGCCAGGCTGTATCACCAACACCCGCCTGTGGATTGATAAATATATAACTTCTCTGCCAAAAGTCAGCCCACCACTGTTCTCTCTCTTTTTGCGCATCACTTATCTGAACTGTTGCCTGATGTGACAACAAGGAAACTTCTTCCTTCCATTTTTCAACATCAGTTTCCTGTTTTACCAACGGAACGATAATCAAATTATGCGCCGAAGCAGCCTTCTGGGATTTCAGATGCCAGGCCCTGCCCGACCATTTCTGCCACTGAACAGTTTCAGATCCGGCTGCAACCAAGCCTTTCCCTGAAATCATCCCGCCAAAAATCAGATTTCGCGTAAAATCATTAATAGTACTGCTGAAGGGCTGAAAATTCTGTTTTCTAATTAATTGGTTTACTATAAGTTGACTATTATCATTTTGATGGTACCAGACAATGGAATTTTTGTTTGGATTAACTATATCAGCCCGTACAAGCGAATTACCTCCAAAATCATAATTCCCCAGACCGACCGAATCGTTCCTGTCGCGCCAGGTAGCAAATGAGGCCGTCAGAATTGTAGGAACAGAAGATTCGGCCTGTGCATACAATACAGGCCGCCGGACATCATACCACAGGCGAATCCTACCTTTCATCCCGTTTTTTAATTGCCCTGTAATAATGATCTGACTGCTATAAATGTCCAGTTCCTGTTTAAATTTACAGCCTGTTGCAAAAGGATTGGGACTAAGATGCAACCTGACGCATCCCAGTTTCAACAAATCGGAATTTTCGTCATAACTTTCATTACTGGCAAGATAAAGGAATATGTCCCCGTCTTGTACCCAGGCATTCAGGCCCATTCCTTTATTTCCGCTCAAAGGCATTGATCCGGCAGATGATTCGGATTGTTCAGTCCAAACAACATTATATGAATTTATCTGCTTTTTGATTCCGGCAATGCTTAACCCTCCATTTTCCGCATACGCCTTCGCCATAAAAATCATGGGAAGTAAAAAGAATAACCATCTTTTGCTAAAAAACACTTTCATAATGTTCGGGATTATACTTCAAGTTTAATATTCAAAGCAGGTGTCATTTTGATAAAGCCTTGTTTAAACCTGCAAACGGCCCTACATCGGCAGTTGTCAACACATGGTTGGTAACCGGCACCTGTGAAAATTGATCAGCTCCTGTATCTTTGTGAAGGCCACGTGCCTGTCCGTCAATATCAATGCTGACATAGGGATAAGAACCATCCCCGGCACCAATTGCAGAACTACCGGACAAAAGATGAAAGATACCATTAATATCAGCCGACATATTGGGATCTTCAGAAATATAACCATCTGCCGGAATGGAACCTGCCTGGGTATTCCATAATATATTACCTTTCCAGACCGG contains the following coding sequences:
- a CDS encoding DUF3788 family protein; translated protein: MEKLVLTDQNVVPDEELIFSIIGENSVFWKRIMNYLYDMDEKNEISEVWKYYNDGKSWLFRTLKKKKTIFWVGILKDTFRVSFLFPDQAEKLIKNSDLPQLLKDDFQFAKKSRMGRSITITLNSPFDSDNIIKLIDIKLKLL
- a CDS encoding SET domain-containing protein; translated protein: MTRPHEQVYTRLKVSQIHGVGVFAILDIPRGTYVFEGDTSEIVWYDEKDLDLPHQPDSVQKLYEDFCILKTEKGRRKLGCPANFNNMNSSWYVNYSDKPNLAFDEENGFYTLRDIQEGEELTVDYDTYSENS
- a CDS encoding DEAD/DEAH box helicase; protein product: MTFDDFHFEPEINEGLVAMGFEKPTPIQEQTIPPILDNKDMIGCAQTGTGKTAAYLLPIINKMIRNANWGSHISTLIIVPTRELALQIDQQLSGFAYFAPISSISVYGGNDSSLWDQQKKAMVKGVDIVIATPGRLLSHINLGYVNFDDLQHLVLDEADRMLDMGFYDDIMKIINYLPKSRQTLLFSATMPPKIRELTKKILKDPVQINIAISKPAEGILQAVYMVPDGMKNALICNLLKDKDDVKSIIIFSSTKIKVKNIERDLRHLGRKVQAIHSDLDQKDREDVMREFRNRKYQILVATDIISRGIDIENIDLVVNYDVPPDAEDYIHRIGRTARAENTGVAITLVNDKDRRNLQKIEKFLGQPIYKIPLPADL
- a CDS encoding pyridoxal phosphate-dependent aminotransferase family protein translates to MSILQERMATYDDAEKVRETGLYPYFRMIESDQDTEVLMNGKKVLMFGSNSYLGLTCHPKIKEAAKKAIDKYGTGCAGSRFLNGTLDIHIELEDRLAKMVHKEGALAYSTGFQVNVGVVSALTDRNDYILLDELDHASIIEGSRLSFSKVLKYKHNDMDSLESKLKLCDPDRIKLIVTDGIFSMEGDIVKLPEMVRLAEKYDASIMVDDAHSIGVIGEKGSGTASHFGLTDKVDLIMGTFSKSLASLGGFIASDAHTIDFLKHNSRSLIFSASMTPASAASVLAAIDIMESEPERIQHLWDISHFALDSFKNMGFDTGHSETPIIPLFVRDNTKTLELTKMLLDEGIFVNPVLSPAVKKEDTLIRFSLMATHTKHQVEIGLDKIYKVAKKLGILSTVVA
- a CDS encoding SDR family oxidoreductase; its protein translation is MKKVVFITGVTSGFGKATAELLSQKDYTVYGTSRKAIVQGTPYTLVNMDVTDRESIHRAVDTVIQKEGRIDVLINNAGMGISGSLEDTLPDESRLQVNTNFWGTVDTCQAVLPYMRKQGKGLIINTSSIGGLIGLPFQGFYSASKFAIEGYSEALRMEIKPFHIKVVVVNPGDFHTNFTANRKLIMQGGKESAYDASFQRTLAVIEHDETHGLPPQALARKIASIIEKKNPCGRYVVSSFVQKIAVFLERILPDTWFDAIIGWNYKV
- a CDS encoding DUF5703 domain-containing protein, whose translation is MKVFFSKRWLFFLLPMIFMAKAYAENGGLSIAGIKKQINSYNVVWTEQSESSAGSMPLSGNKGMGLNAWVQDGDIFLYLASNESYDENSDLLKLGCVRLHLSPNPFATGCKFKQELDIYSSQIIITGQLKNGMKGRIRLWYDVRRPVLYAQAESSVPTILTASFATWRDRNDSVGLGNYDFGGNSLVRADIVNPNKNSIVWYHQNDNSQLIVNQLIRKQNFQPFSSTINDFTRNLIFGGMISGKGLVAAGSETVQWQKWSGRAWHLKSQKAASAHNLIIVPLVKQETDVEKWKEEVSLLSHQATVQISDAQKEREQWWADFWQRSYIFINPQAGVGDTAWQIGRNYQLFRYMWACNRGGKLPLKFNGGIFTMDPPDPGLIQHYTSHYKINAKVTPDYRRWGNLFMGQNQRLIGWPGLASGDFDLVSPSLKFYTDRLPVAEARSKLYWNHGGAAFAEPLDLSGLPVNRLSSSNGPMSPAHLKYHLSMQVEFAFMALQLVKYSGEDLSSYLPFIESVARFYDEHYRMENLKRTGREYDENGKLVLFPLNSLELYSEATDPVEVVAGLKRITEEILSFPPSKVPLEARNWFEAFAKHIPDINFETRNGKTVIKPAKIYGREYNTTDFPEMYTLWPYGLFHAGKSEGLAEANNTWENLPSNRQSALEFWSWMCTPIYAAMMGRREDARRLIIEKLSNKNANLKFPAFFGPGHDWLPDHNWGGSGMAGLQTMLLFNDQSDIFLFPAWPKEWDVTFKLHASEKTVVEGRYENGKIVALQVSPQQREQDIKVLIKQ